In Citrus sinensis cultivar Valencia sweet orange chromosome 4, DVS_A1.0, whole genome shotgun sequence, one DNA window encodes the following:
- the LOC107177397 gene encoding uncharacterized protein LOC107177397, with product MRKLWIDYKSKLSISIREAFQMPDATRKLKLLKPEDVTDEEWRKFVAHRLSKDWKERSEKFQQLRATQTKPHTTSRKGMARTRDEMIKKDPSSGTRVNVWLKSRTRKNGQPINAAAAESMKKLKEISAMSTEEDQTSLKNDGIAKLKGDERPGCVKGMGFGVTPSKVAAQVQGNRKVKKLENDLKELSDRFTEFQNFFMSRRRFSKDHVNIDDNLDNNLAPTPQSFEDSTAIPNTPTNGDICKLLNWLGTGEVVAKGMIAATNPEALVHHVQLGPDYYKVWVDEVNKPSLSLV from the exons ATGAGAAAGTTATGGATAGATTACAAATCCAAATTGTCAATTAGTATAAGGGAAGCATTTCAAATGCCTGATGCAACTAGGAAACTGAAGTTGCTAAAACCTGAAGATGTGACTGATGAAGAATGGAGGAAATTTGTTGCCCACCGATTAAGCAAAGATTGGAAA GAGAGAAGTGAAAAATTCCAACAATTGAGAGCAACACAAACAAAGCCTCACACAACAAGTCGAAAAGGCATGGCACGGACACGGGATGAAATG ATAAAAAAGGATCCATCTTCAGGTACTAGAGTAAACGTTTGGCTTAAATCACGTACACGAAAAAATGGACAACCAATTAATGCGGCTGCTGCTGAATCAATG AAAAAACTTAAAGAAATTTCTGCAATGTCAACTGAAGAGGATCAAACCTCCTTAAAGAATGATGGAATTGCAAAACTAAAAGGTGATGAGCGTCCTGGCTGTGTCAAAGGTATGGGATTTGGTGTAACACCTTCAAAAGTAGCTGCACAGGTCCAAGGCAACCGCAAAGTAAAGAAGCTTGAGAATGATTTGAAAGAACTAAGTGATCGATTTactgaatttcaaaattttttcatgtcTAGGAGAAGATTTAGTAAG GACCATGTTAACATTGATGACAACTTGGACAATAATCTTGCACCAACTCCTCAG TCCTTTGAAGATAGCACAGCTATTCCAAATACTCCAACTAATGGTGATATTTGTAAACTCTTAAATTGGTTGGGTACTGGGGAAGTGGTTGCAAAAGGAATGATAGCTGCAACAAATCCTGAGGCATTGGTCCACCATGTTCAACTTGGACCAGATTACTACAAAGTATGGGTTGATGAAGTGAATAAACCATCATTATCTCTGGTTTGA
- the LOC127901757 gene encoding uncharacterized protein LOC127901757, whose translation MRHPVDSVAWDNINKKWSNFASDPRNIRFGVAADGFNPFCNFSSVYSCWPIFLVTYNLPPWVCMSEENIMLTLLIPGPKQPGNDIDVFLEPLIDDLIELWNNGVQVYDSLNKSAFKLKAILMWTINDFPAYGNLAGCTTKGELACPICGPNVCSEWLTNSKKMVYRGHRRFLHPRHEWRIEKKDWFDGKEETRRPPKPLTGEDIVLALSNIQNNWGKYKKKRSRRQNEPKSIWKKKSIFFSLPYWKELDLRHNLDVMHIEKNVCDSIIGTLLNIKGKTKEGIESRRDLVTMGIRQDLQPNLKENKLTLPAASFTLSKEEKIIFCKRLSELKVLDGYSSNIANCVSVEECKITGLKSHDCHVLMQQLLPVALRNLLPSGPRTTIFRICAFFNQLCQRVIDRNALEKLELDMHETVCMLEMYYLPAFFDIMIHLTIHLGREARLCGPAHYRWMFPFERMHMEELQRSFRRRRCDIQELHKMHTKTFFQWLAEKIKIQESMANVSDTLKSLAKGPRMHAMSFVGFIVNGQRFHTREVERSTQDSGVFIEAETICRSSAKDNAAVVGNVSYYGVIKDIILLDYRTFQMPIFHCDWANTINGVKQNDGFTLVNLHQGQNQWQIDPFILASQAKQVFYSRESDTSNWYVVLKATPRGYHNLNMYDENVNSTNMPIDASRLEPNDVDGNDSHVRKDSEEIEIEI comes from the exons ATGAGACACCCAGTTGATTCAGTGGCATGGGATAACATCAATAAGAAATGGTCTAATTTTGCATCTGATCCAAGAAATATCAGGTTTGGGGTTGCTGCTGATGGGTTTAACcctttttgtaattttagctCTGTATACAGTTGTTGGCCTATTTTCCTAGTAACATATAACCTCCCTCCATGGGTATGTATGTCTGAGGAGAACATAATGTTGACATTATTAATACCAGGGCCAAAACAACCAGGGAATGACATTGATGTATTCTTGGAGCCATTAATAGatgatttgattgaattgTGGAACAATGGTGTTCAAGTTTATGATTCTTTGAATAAATCTGCTTTTAAACTAAAAGCTATTTTAATGTGGACAATTAATGATTTTCCGGCTTATGGTAATTTAGCTGGATGTACTACAAAAGGAGAGTTAGCATGTCCTATATGTGGTCCAAACGTATGTTCTGAATGGTTAACAAATAGTAAAAAGATGGTATATAGAGGTCATAGACGATTTTTACATCCGAGACATGAATGGCGTATTGAGAAAAAAGATTGGTTTGATGGAAAGGAAGAAACAAGACGGCCTCCTAAACCTTTGACGGGTGAAGACATTGTACTTGCCTTAAGTAATATTCAAAACAATTGGggtaaatataagaaaaagagaagcagGAGGCAAAATGAACCAAAAAGTATATGGAAGAagaagtcaattttttttagcttacCTTATTGGAAG GAGTTAGACTTGCGTCACAACTTGGATGTGATGCATATTGAGAAGAATGTTTGTGATAGTATCATTGGAACATTACTgaacataaaaggaaaaacaaaagaaggaaTTGAATCTCGTAGAGATTTAGTGACAATGGGCATTAGACAAGACTTGCAGcctaatttaaaagaaaataaacttacaTTGCCAGCAGCATCATTCACATTGTCAAAAGaggagaaaataatattttgtaagCGTCTTTCTGAGCTAAAAGTACTTGATGGTTATAGCTCTAATATTGCTAATTGTGTTTCAGTAGAAGAGTGTAAAATAACAGGTCTAAAGTCACATGATTGTCATGTGTTAATGCAGCAATTACTACCAGTAGCATTGAGAAATCTTTTACCTAGTGGACCTAGGACAACAATATTTCGAATATGTGcatttttcaatcaattatGTCAAAGAGTAATAGATAGAaatgcattggaaaaattagaGTTAGATATGCATGAGACTGTGTGCATGTTGGAGATGTACTACCTACCAGCATTTTTCGATATTATGATTCACTTGACAATTCATTTAGGGCGAGAGGCTCGATTATGTGGGCCAGCTCACTATCGTTGGATGTTCCCATTTGAGAG AATGCATATGGAGGAATTGCAGAGATCATTTAGGAGACGTAGGTGTGATATTCAAGAGCTACACAAAATGCACACTAAAACTTTTTTCCAATGGTTAGCAGAAAAA ATAAAGATCCAAGAAAGTATGGCTAATGTATCTGACACATTAAAGTCACTAGCAAAAGGGCCTAGGATGCATGCAATGTCTTTTGTTGGTTTCAttgttaatggtcaaagatttcATACAAGGGAAGTAGAAAGGTCAACTCAAGATAGTGGTGTCTTTATTGAAGCAGAAACTATATGTAGATCTAGTGCGAAGGATAATGCTGCAGTTGTTGGAAATGTATCCTACTATGGGGTTATAAAAGATATCATTTTGCTTGACTATCGTACATTTCAAATGCCCATATTTCATTGTGATTGGGCTAACACTATAAATGGAGTCAAGCAAAATGATGGTTTCACATTGGTGAATCTCCATCAAGGACAAAATCAATGGCAAATAGATCCTTTCATATTGGCGTCACAAGCGAAACAAGTTTTTTACTCTCGAGAAAGTGATACATCGAATTGGTATGTTGTACTTAAAGCAACACCAAGGGGCTATCACAACCTTAATATGTATGATGAGAATGTAAATTCAACTAATATGCCTATCGATGCTTCTAGGCTGGAGCCTAATGATGTGGATGGTAATGATTCTCATGTAAGGAAGGATTCTgaggaaattgaaattgaaatttaa
- the LOC102615060 gene encoding nematode resistance protein-like HSPRO2: protein MVDLDCKTKMPSKSPKLSNKLQVSIPTPFRGATKSPVACSDAACSAYEQYLRLPELRKLWSSRDFPNWENEAVLKPALQALEITFRFVSIVLSDPRPYANRREFKRRLESLATSQIQLIASLCEDDDRSGTAPIVDLTTENGFLARNRSSAEVWKVPGGESTLVNRTSEYSLLPRLATWQKSEDAADKIMYIIECEMRGCRYTLGLGEPNLAGKPNLEYDAVCKPHELHSLKKNPYDHQINNHENQTLYTAHQILESWIFTTQQLLKRIVSRIESKQFEEASNDCYLLERIWKLLSEIEDLHLLMDPDDFLRLKNQLSISSSSESGPFCFRSRGLFEITKQSKELKHNVPLILGVEVDPRGGPRVQEAAMRMYNEKKERDFAKIHLVQALQAVEAALKRFFYAYKQLLAVVMGSLEAKANGVVVVSGASSDSLSQLFLEPTYYPSLDAAKTFLGEFWSHEIEKKH, encoded by the coding sequence ATGGTTGATCTAGATTGTAAAACGAAAATGCCTAGCAAGTCTCCAAAGCTTTCTAATAAACTTCAGGTTTCGATTCCGACGCCGTTCCGGGGAGCCACTAAATCGCCTGTTGCTTGTTCAGATGCGGCTTGTTCGGCTTACGAGCAGTATCTCCGTCTTCCGGAGCTGAGGAAGCTATGGAGCTCGAGGGACTTTCCCAACTGGGAAAACGAGGCCGTTTTGAAACCGGCTCTGCAAGCTTTGGAGATCACCTTCCGGTTCGTTTCGATCGTCCTCTCCGATCCAAGGCCGTACGCCAACCGGCGCGAGTTCAAGCGGCGGCTGGAGTCGCTGGCTACCAGTCAGATCCAGCTCATCGCGTCTCTATGCGAGGACGATGACCGCTCCGGCACGGCTCCGATCGTCGATTTGACGACGGAGAACGGCTTCTTGGCTCGCAATAGAAGCTCCGCTGAGGTGTGGAAGGTTCCAGGCGGGGAATCGACGTTGGTTAACAGAACAAGTGAATACAGCCTGCTGCCTCGTCTGGCCACGTGGCAGAAATCCGAGGACGCGGCGGATAAAATTATGTACATCATCGAGTGCGAGATGAGAGGGTGCCGGTACACTCTCGGCTTAGGCGAGCCAAACCTCGCCGGGAAACCAAACCTCGAATACGACGCCGTTTGCAAACCACACGAGCTCCACTCTCTGAAAAAGAACCCCTACGATCACCAAATAAACAATCACGAGAATCAGACTCTCTACACAGCACACCAAATCCTCGAATCGTGGATCTTCACAACGCAGCAGCTCCTAAAACGCATCGTTTCCAGGATAGAGAGTAAGCAATTCGAAGAAGCGTCAAACGACTGCTATCTACTCGAAAGAATCTGGAAACTTCTGTCGGAGATCGAAGACCTCCACCTGTTGATGGATCCGGACGATTTCTTGAGGCTGAAGAATCAGCTATCGATATCCTCGTCATCCGAATCCGGCCCGTTTTGTTTTAGATCACGTGGGCTGTTTGAAATTACGAAACAGTCCAAGGAATTAAAACACAATGTACCGTTAATACTAGGAGTGGAGGTGGACCCGAGGGGTGGGCCCAGGGTGCAGGAGGCGGCGATGAGAATGTACAacgagaagaaagaaagagactTCGCGAAGATTCATCTGGTTCAGGCACTGCAAGCGGTGGAGGCCGCGTTGAAGCGGTTCTTTTACGCGTATAAGCAGTTGCTGGCGGTGGTGATGGGGAGCTTAGAGGCGAAGGCCAACGGAGTTGTGGTGGTCAGTGGGGCATCGAGTGACTCGCTGAGTCAGTTATTTCTTGAGCCGACTTATTATCCGAGTTTGGATGCTGCCAAGACTTTCTTGGGAGAGTTTTGGAGtcatgaaattgaaaagaaacaTTAA
- the LOC102614755 gene encoding 60S acidic ribosomal protein P0-like yields the protein MATRLSKAEKKIAYDARLCKLLEEYSQILIVAADNVGSNQLQHIRAGLRDHSIVLMGKNTMMKRSIRLHAERTGNRDLLNLIPLLQGNVGMIFTKGDLKEVSDEVSKHKVAAPARVGLVAPIDVVVPPGNTGLDPSQTSFFQVLNIPTKINKGTVEIITPVELIKKGDRVGSSESALLSKLAIKPFSYGLIVMSVYENGSVYSPEVLDLTEDDIATKFLEAVSRVASLALSIRYPTIAAAPHFFINGYKNVLSFAVATEYSFSQADKVKEYLKDPSKFAAAAAPAAAAGAAPVAAAKEEKKEEPAEESDDDMGLSLFD from the exons atggcGACGAGGCTATCAAAGGCTGAGAAGAAGATTGCTTACGATGCAAGGTTGTGCAAGTTGCTTGAGGAGTACAGCCAGATTCTGATCGTGGCCGCCGATAATGTGGGATCCAATCAGCTCCAGCACATAAGGGCAGGTCTCCGAGACCATTCGATCGTTCTGATGGGAAAAAATACCATGATGAAACGATCCATCAGATTGCATGCTGAAAGAACTGGTAACCGGGACCTTCTCAATCTCATTCCCCTTCTTCAG GGCAATGTGGGTATGATTTTCACCAAAGGTGATTTGAAGGAAGTGAGCGACGAGGTAAGCAAACACAAGGTGGCAGCTCCTGCTCGCGTAGGCTTAGTTGCTCCGATTGATGTCGTTGTTCCTCCCGGCAACACCGGGCTCGATCCCTCACAGACCTCTTTCTTTCag GTGCTCAACATTCCCACAAAGATTAACAAAGGAACCGTGGAAATTATCACACCAGTGGAGCTTATTAAGAAAGGTGATAGGGTTGGAAGTTCTGAGTCTGCTTTGCTTTCGAAGCTGGCGATTAAGCCATTCTCTTATGGTCTCATTGTTATGTCTGTCTATGAGAATGGCTCTGTCTATAGTCCAGAAGTGCTTGACTTGACTGAAGATGACATCGCAACGAAGTTCCTTGAAGCTGTCTCAAGGGTCGCGTCTTTGGCTCTCTCCATTCGGTACCCAACAATTGCGGCTGCCCCACACTTCTTCATCAACGGCTACAAGAATGTTCTTTCTTTTGCAGTAGCCACCGAGTACTCCTTCTCTCAAGCAGACAAAGTGAAGGAATACCTCAAG GATCCTAGCAAGTTTGCAGCTGCGGCGGCCCCAGCTGCAGCTGCTGGAGCTGCCCCTGTTGCAGCCGCcaaggaagaaaagaaagaagagccTGCAGAAGAGTCTGATGATGACATGGGTCTCAGTTTGTTCGACTAA
- the LOC102614468 gene encoding 60S acidic ribosomal protein P0: MVVKASKAEKKIAYDAKLCQLLEEYTQILVAAADNVGSNQLQNIRRGLRGDSVVLMGKNTMMKRTIRMHAEKTGNTAFLNLIPLLQGNVGLIFTKGDLKEVKEEVAKYKVGAPARVGLVAPIDVVVPPGNTGLDPSQTSFFQVLNIPTKINKGTVEIITPVELIRKGDKVGSSEAALLAKLGIRPFSYGLVVQSVYENGSVYSPEVLDLSEDDLVEKFASSVSMVTALALAISYPTLAAAPHMFVNAYKNVVAVALATEYSFPQADKVKEYLADPSKFAVAAAPVAGGGDAPAAAAKEEEKKEEPAEESDEDMGFSLFD; encoded by the exons ATGGTAGTGAAAGCATCGAAGGCCGAGAAGAAGATCGCGTACGACGCGAAGCTATGCCAGTTGCTGGAAGAGTACACCCAAATATTGGTGGCGGCCGCCGACAACGTGGGGTCCAATCAACTCCAGAACATTCGTAGGGGTCTGCGTGGAGACTCCGTTGTGCTCATGGGAAAGAACACTATGATGAAGAGGACTATCAGAATGCACGCTGAGAAGACCGGTAACACTGCCTTTCTCAATCTCATCCCCCTCCTTCAG GGCAATGTTGGGTTGATTTTCACAAAGGGTGATTTGAAGGAAGTGAAAGAGGAGGTTGCTAAGTACAAG GTTGGAGCTCCTGCTCGTGTTGGTTTGGTTGCTCCAATTGATGTGGTTGTTCCTCCCGGCAACACAGGTCTCGACCCCTCCCAGACCTCCTTCTTCCAG GTGCTTAACATTCCCACCAAGATTAACAAGGGTACTGTTGAAATTATCACACCTGTGGAGCTTATTAGGAAGGGTGACAAGGTGGGATCTTCTGAGGCAGCCCTGCTTGCAAAGCTTGGGATTAGACCCTTCTCTTATGGTCTTGTTGTCCAGTCTGTCTATGAAAACGGTTCCGTCTACAGCCCAGAGGTCCTTGACCTGTCTGAAGATGACCTAGTGGAGAAGTTCGCCTCAAGTGTATCAATGGTCACCGCTCTGGCACTTGCCATCTCATACCCGACCCTGGCAGCTGCTCCACACATGTTCGTCAATGCATACAAGAATGTGGTTGCTGTTGCTCTTGCAACTGAGTATTCATTCCCTCAGGCCGACAAAGTGAAGGAGTACCTGGCG GACCCAAGCAAGTTTGCTGTTGCTGCTGCCCCGGTTGCTGGCGGTGGTGATGCCCCAGCTGCTGCTGCAAAGGAGGAAGAGAAGAAGGAAGAGCCTGCTGAGGAGTCTGATGAAGATATGGGCTTCAGCTTGTTCGACTAA